A stretch of DNA from Temnothorax longispinosus isolate EJ_2023e chromosome 2, Tlon_JGU_v1, whole genome shotgun sequence:
atatttaacagaCAGTAAAACTGTTAAAACTTAAGGATTAGCACACAAATACTTGAATAAATGTCTTTTATTTCAAGGCTAATTTAGATGCATTGTGTTACTCTATAATTCCATATTacaacattatttatacaagCTATCTTAAAAATTCTTGCTCGATACTTTTATCAATCACTTTAACAAAGATAGGAATGCCTATTTCGTTTAAATAATCGTTTAAAGCTGCATAGTGGAATTTATATTCCTAGCGTTGTGTGATTATCTCCTGATAGACCACAAAGGATCCAATTGACTCAAGGGATCGATGACTCTGCCATTAGATTTTTCTTGTGACGATGAACTTTTACTCGACGTGCTGTCGCTTGTTAAAATTGTTTGTGTTTTtcctaaaataaagaaaattagagAATTCTAAAAAGAATGAAGTAACTAATGTTCAGCAAATTATTTggttgaaatttatattacaatttacaatttataatatgtatgataAGTGCATACCTGATTGCTCAGAATCAGGACGCTGCATTCCCATGCCGAGATTATGAAGAAAATCGTCCGAAGGATGGCATTGTAACTTTCGCGATGTTTTCTCTTTGTTTCCTCTGAATCCATCCAAATTCTCAAACGTAGCTCGAGTGGATGATAAAATACCGCCTAAGACAAAACagaggatattattattattatattattggattgtttctttaaagatatcatgacaaattatttttcttacgtttcattaaaatatcctGAGCGTGGTACAATACTAGTCTGTATGCGAATAACAATGATTCCTTATTTACGACTTGTTTGCGACATTTCGCAAGGCCTTTAAAAACCAGCGGTACATCTACGATTCCACAGGCAGCTCGTATGTGACACACAGTCGCAGCAGCCACTAAAAACAGACTGCTCAACGAACCGCCGTCTAAACAATGTACTATTACGGGCTTGGGAGAACAACGTCTTAATGCCTGCTCTGTCATCACATCGCTTGAAAATGCAAGTATAGCCCCGGGACTACTCGGAAAACCACTGGAAAAGTCAGACATGTTAACCGCTGTACGTGCCGctgtatatactttttaaatatttcaattacggAGTTAACTTACTTTGAAGGCCACACAAGAAATTGCATGTGTACAATGACTCTCTCagctttctttttattatgttgAATAGAAAGAGTTCTTTGAATATAAGTTGTATGgttaactattttttttagtgaaaTAGTAAAATTTCCAATGTCTAAGTTGTCTTCTTCACTTATGGGCCAATATAATTCTCCATTCAGCTaccaaaaaaatgtatattattagaatatgtattttactgaaaagttttattatattttttattatgatatgtatatatatatatatataataaaaatatatattatttctatgtaCAAACCTGAGCATCAGATGCCAAGCACGCAATAACTTCACTTTCTTGTTCCCAGACCATCGTccaaaaaacatttaatttatctgcTAAAGGTGCTTGAGTTATAATAAATGCTGTGGGTATCCATTGCGTGATTTCCATGATATGAGATGCATTTATGTATGACGAAACATCCGATGACGATATTTGCACCCGTGTCGTGTCGTATGGAATACAATCAATAGTTCGATTTTCGGACGAATGAGCTAATGCTACAGTGCTCGACTGTTTTCCATTTTCTCGTTcctaaaagagaaaagaggatTTTAGTAAACTTAAACGTACTCAcgtatattcttaaaattatattcctcAGTTGAGCATAAGATATATGTGGTtgatagaatattaataaaatttattttcaacttaCTTCGAAGTCCTGAACTTCTTTCCATTTAATATCAAGATTCGTGGCTCCACTTAAAGTTTTTACGAGTAAACTATCTacgaatttttcatatttctcaacgttattaataaacttttgtaGCGCTGCTGGTTCTCCTAGAGGATCTTTCTTCGGTTGAACGTCATTGTACCATGTATCCCATACGATTTGCAAGTTTTCATGATCACTTTTATCTTCAGTAGAAGCTGTGGTTTCTTGTTCAGTTTTACAGGATTTGTCTTGCTCGCCTTTTTCTGTCTTGTTACTGCCTTCCGCAGTATTATCTGTTGTCGCCTCCTCTTTTTTCTGTACTGAAAGTGGCCGCACTTCTGGCACAAGAGGCGCATGGTTTATAGTAATGTCGAGGTCGGAAAGAAGATCAACGTTCGATTGCGCTTCCTCGGACTTGGTCGTGAGCTTCATCGGATTAGCACTTGTCGTTGTGTTCGTTCCATTGTTGACGGCTTGCATATACGTTTGATTATAATTAGTGTGAGTTTCAGGTCTCGTTGCGGCCGAAGCAGCTGAAACAAAATTACTTGAAATGATAAAATGACTCTTTATGcctaagaaaatataataacgatatTACGGGTAATACGTAACGTACCTGGACCCTGCATTTGAAGACCGTAAGGTGTGGTATAGTATACTGTATCGTTTCCTGATGGAGACTGATAAACTTGATTGTATTGCGAGGATGGCGTTTGACTAACTACAGCATTATTGCCTGCGTTCGTATATCTTGCATTTGTCTCCTGCTGCTGATAAGTAGCCGTAACATCGGAGGATGTTACCGAAACCGTTGCCTCTAATGTTTGAGAAGTCGGTGTACCTTGGGGATTAGACACGTAAGTGTAGCCTTGCGCTTGATTAGCAGGATTATACGTGTACGCCATTGTATTAGTTCCGTGTGTGCCTTGGATATAGGCGTAATTTTGACCCTGCGTATAATTTGGATATTGCACGTATCCCGAATAAGGAGCCTGCTGCGAATATTGATACGATTGCGAGTAACTCTGCACCGTCGTCGGTTTCGCGTGACTCTGTATTATTTCCGAGCCACTCGAGCTATTTATATAGGCGTACGTGCTGGACGTATCTCCGGGTAGTATGCTGGTCTGTTCGTACGGCGCACCAGTAGCGCCATGCTGATAATTCTGATAATTACTTGGATAATTCGAAGCGACGGCGTTCATCGGCATCTGCGTGCTGTACGCGGCATACGTTTTATCCGTGTAATTCTGTTTACTCGGTTCTGTACCGGCTTGCTGCGGGTACTGGACAGGATTAACGCCATGTAAACTCGAAGAGTACGACACCGGGACTTCGTTTGTTGACGGTACAGAATGTACAGACTGATTGCTCGCACTCGGTTGCTGCGATTGCATATATTGGGTCGGAGGAACGACAGCTGTGTCGTACGTGCCTTGAGTATACGGGACTCGCTGGGCTTGCAGTTCCGTCGGATTGTAATACGTGGTATTCTGATAGGTTTGCGGATATGCGATTTCGGTGTGAGCAGTCTGAGGGAGTGAATAGTTTTGCGTCAATGTATTGTCCTTTGCTGGCATCGTTTGCTGAGAACCAGCAACGTTCTGACCACCGTGAAACATCTCTTGATTTAAAGTCGTCTGCT
This window harbors:
- the Mop gene encoding uncharacterized protein Mop isoform X2, translated to MALTTLDQGGAEDGTISDTVGNKIYKSWKRYVKFKKAYHMAVTYLYQGLAAEEQRKMGERVAFYNAALASLNEAHTIYDFANVKEEKAAVEESLTFTNDVIEGKRKAAKNENDFIYHEEVPEKESLPTVKGASLVKGISFDINDPEVSGPDIFARFVPMKVHEANSLYSEEKAKILRFIGAKIDEKDQYLNTYLTSLKLEHMNLWDPDAQGSEWECLPLPEELLERCAALNAKQHVIQDLVDIMGKLSETSQDVEKVLKEISKFLLDEEQKEKQYQDAVGKRPPSIVATDLTREAKKYEEAHNKASESNQALHKAITMHVKNLKILAQPIADLMAQIPSPNTYFADQGSEKSQTKELEKLHTKELKRVLNKVDEMRMQRLDLLTKLRDQIVQDDLTRLLVTATSESVSLDRLFTDQLSKHQSLVNLIEQNLAAQDNILAALTDAYAQTANVRKNVEEVLKRREMTISSLINSYDAYEDLLAKSSKGLEFYRKLEINVSKLLQRVKSTCKVQEEEREQILAQDNKNAFEKTDVAIPSTYDQGRPRSGNGLKLKDYLNSRVEGGTGYQNPYYNLYKGHVASMQMDSKSLTTEMGNKNVILSPSTIPVSEISSSAVKSSQHYYPATYADYRTSSPYPYGTQTYYENPVANSILSQSYLPTATNTTNVYQQPALSTPTADVSNSSVQYPVSSYLPNGQALPASGQDKFRDISSNYNVSNTALQYDAYQSPTGYNSYNIATPYVPNQEKVKSGTAETSMHVQPVPQMPISTIGAAAVNSTVSTDGQGQASYSIMQQAQQYDNPQQTTLNQEMFHGGQNVAGSQQTMPAKDNTLTQNYSLPQTAHTEIAYPQTYQNTTYYNPTELQAQRVPYTQGTYDTAVVPPTQYMQSQQPSASNQSVHSVPSTNEVPVSYSSSLHGVNPVQYPQQAGTEPSKQNYTDKTYAAYSTQMPMNAVASNYPSNYQNYQHGATGAPYEQTSILPGDTSSTYAYINSSSGSEIIQSHAKPTTVQSYSQSYQYSQQAPYSGYVQYPNYTQGQNYAYIQGTHGTNTMAYTYNPANQAQGYTYVSNPQGTPTSQTLEATVSVTSSDVTATYQQQETNARYTNAGNNAVVSQTPSSQYNQVYQSPSGNDTVYYTTPYGLQMQGPAASAATRPETHTNYNQTYMQAVNNGTNTTTSANPMKLTTKSEEAQSNVDLLSDLDITINHAPLVPEVRPLSVQKKEEATTDNTAEGSNKTEKGEQDKSCKTEQETTASTEDKSDHENLQIVWDTWYNDVQPKKDPLGEPAALQKFINNVEKYEKFVDSLLVKTLSGATNLDIKWKEVQDFEERENGKQSSTVALAHSSENRTIDCIPYDTTRVQISSSDVSSYINASHIMEITQWIPTAFIITQAPLADKLNVFWTMVWEQESEVIACLASDAQLNGELYWPISEEDNLDIGNFTISLKKIVNHTTYIQRTLSIQHNKKKAERVIVHMQFLVWPSNGFPSSPGAILAFSSDVMTEQALRRCSPKPVIVHCLDGGSLSSLFLVAAATVCHIRAACGIVDVPLVFKGLAKCRKQVVNKESLLFAYRLVLYHAQDILMKRGILSSTRATFENLDGFRGNKEKTSRKLQCHPSDDFLHNLGMGMQRPDSEQSGKTQTILTSDSTSSKSSSSQEKSNGRVIDPLSQLDPLWSIRR